The following are from one region of the Methanooceanicella nereidis genome:
- a CDS encoding Na/Pi cotransporter family protein: protein MISWELFALIPGLILFLYGIENFSNEIQKVVGDRFRSLLGKLTNTRIKGAILGAVVTAIAQSSTATTVITVGLVNAGVISFSQSLGVIIGTNVGTTMTAQLVAFRLTAIAPLFILLGFLISLFGKKYRFLGKPIFYFGLVFFSLNIMSDAIEPFKEDPDIAFLFASFTNVAIALLAGFLFTLIVQSSSVTTGIVVVLAQGGFISPIQGIPILLGANIGTTATSLLASSRMSLHAKRASVAHFLFNFIGVLLILPFLADFEELIYMIGGGPAQQVANAHLVFNIIMAIVFLIFIGQFKKAVELVVPGTEDEILFKTKYLNNKLPEDNKEAFGVIEKELGHLFDVSTTLFKESMSCINDNNDGKTQRVAKLGGLTDFLNKEIEQAILDLSKRKLNANEARKTILLVRISNTLEHLSDIAVDLSELSRNMMDTGLSLTPEGVSGLRSIYGKFNENMIVLRESFPMIKNEDIDKMRDNDVELRELTNLDYGDYINRYLVRKVSSGSMFIEMVSVIESANYRLREIRKLLQEYRTL from the coding sequence ATGATAAGCTGGGAACTTTTCGCGCTCATTCCGGGACTTATTTTGTTCCTTTACGGAATAGAGAATTTCAGCAACGAGATACAAAAGGTCGTAGGGGACCGGTTTCGATCCCTTCTTGGAAAGCTGACGAATACCAGGATCAAAGGCGCGATATTGGGGGCTGTGGTAACAGCCATAGCACAGTCAAGCACTGCGACTACCGTAATTACCGTAGGGCTCGTAAATGCCGGAGTCATCTCATTCTCCCAGAGCCTCGGCGTGATAATCGGGACCAATGTCGGCACCACGATGACCGCACAGCTTGTGGCGTTCAGGTTAACGGCGATAGCACCCTTGTTCATACTTCTCGGCTTCCTTATCAGCCTGTTCGGAAAAAAATACAGGTTCCTGGGAAAGCCGATATTTTATTTCGGCCTTGTATTTTTCAGCCTGAACATTATGTCGGATGCTATCGAGCCCTTCAAAGAAGATCCGGATATAGCGTTTCTGTTCGCAAGCTTCACGAACGTGGCCATAGCGCTGCTCGCAGGTTTTCTGTTCACGCTGATAGTCCAGTCAAGCTCGGTCACGACCGGCATAGTGGTCGTGCTGGCGCAGGGAGGTTTTATTTCCCCCATTCAGGGCATACCCATTCTTTTAGGGGCCAACATAGGCACTACGGCGACCTCATTGCTCGCATCTTCTAGGATGAGCCTTCACGCAAAGCGGGCATCTGTGGCGCATTTCCTCTTTAATTTCATCGGCGTGCTGCTGATCCTGCCGTTCCTGGCGGACTTTGAAGAGCTCATATATATGATAGGCGGAGGGCCGGCGCAGCAGGTAGCTAACGCCCACCTGGTGTTCAACATCATAATGGCGATCGTGTTCCTGATCTTTATCGGACAGTTCAAGAAAGCCGTCGAGCTTGTCGTGCCCGGCACCGAGGACGAGATCCTTTTCAAGACAAAATACCTTAATAACAAGCTGCCCGAGGACAATAAGGAAGCATTCGGAGTGATCGAAAAAGAGCTCGGACACCTGTTCGATGTCAGCACAACGCTGTTCAAGGAGTCCATGTCATGCATAAACGACAATAATGACGGAAAGACACAGAGAGTGGCCAAACTGGGCGGGCTGACAGATTTCCTGAATAAGGAGATAGAGCAGGCCATACTGGACCTGTCAAAAAGAAAGCTTAACGCGAATGAGGCTAGAAAGACGATATTGCTGGTCAGGATATCCAACACCCTTGAGCATCTAAGCGACATAGCAGTCGACTTAAGCGAGCTTTCGAGAAATATGATGGATACCGGGCTCAGCCTGACACCTGAGGGCGTCAGCGGACTTCGGAGCATCTATGGAAAGTTTAATGAGAACATGATAGTATTGCGGGAAAGTTTCCCGATGATCAAGAACGAGGACATCGATAAGATGAGAGATAATGACGTCGAGCTCAGAGAGCTGACGAACCTGGATTACGGCGATTACATCAACAGGTACCTGGTGAGAAAGGTCAGTTCGGGCAGCATGTTCATTGAGATGGTCTCGGTCATAGAATCGGCTAACTACAGGCTCAGGGAGATAAGGAAGCTGCTGCAGGAATATCGTACGTTATGA
- a CDS encoding cobalamin biosynthesis protein, with the protein MITFLLEAFALAVALDLIFGEPKEKYHPVVWIGRFIGYLKEHPPKRFKVLYGFLLAFLTIGLTVGIGYGISVILYGFSPLIALLATAYLLKSTFCLSFLWAISGDIYSDLKAGRLDLARSKLPALVGRDVSKLNPGQMSSCVVESLGESFVDGILSPLFYFAIFGLPGALAYRAINTLDSMVGYKDEKHRQIGFASAKIDDVANFIPARLSVILMALVAILFGGPIRSLKTALKDARNTPSINSGYPMSAFAGALGVRLEKIGYYVLGEGLRPCDVNDIGRAILYNKALTAALVSIIIIILYFTGFPLIQV; encoded by the coding sequence TTGATCACATTTCTGCTCGAAGCGTTTGCACTGGCGGTGGCTTTAGACCTTATTTTCGGGGAGCCAAAAGAAAAATATCATCCTGTCGTATGGATAGGCAGGTTCATCGGATATCTAAAAGAGCATCCTCCGAAAAGGTTCAAAGTTCTCTATGGGTTCTTGCTCGCGTTCCTGACTATAGGGCTTACCGTGGGGATCGGCTACGGCATATCTGTGATCCTTTACGGATTTTCACCTCTTATTGCGCTACTTGCGACCGCCTATCTGCTGAAATCAACGTTTTGCTTATCGTTCCTGTGGGCTATTTCAGGCGACATCTATAGCGACCTTAAAGCAGGAAGGCTGGACCTGGCGAGGTCGAAGCTTCCGGCGCTCGTCGGCAGGGACGTCAGCAAGCTAAACCCGGGACAGATGTCTTCTTGCGTGGTAGAGTCCCTTGGAGAAAGCTTTGTGGACGGCATTTTATCGCCATTGTTCTATTTTGCCATATTCGGTCTTCCCGGAGCGCTGGCATACAGGGCCATAAACACTCTCGACTCAATGGTGGGCTATAAGGACGAAAAGCACAGGCAGATCGGCTTCGCATCGGCAAAGATAGACGATGTCGCCAACTTCATACCCGCGAGATTATCAGTCATACTAATGGCCCTGGTCGCGATCCTGTTCGGCGGTCCCATAAGGTCGCTGAAGACCGCTCTGAAGGACGCGAGAAACACACCGAGCATAAACTCAGGCTATCCGATGTCAGCGTTCGCCGGCGCTCTTGGCGTCAGGCTGGAAAAGATCGGCTACTACGTGCTTGGGGAGGGTCTCAGGCCTTGCGACGTGAACGACATCGGCAGGGCGATACTGTACAATAAAGCTTTGACTGCGGCACTGGTATCCATTATCATCATAATACTTTACTTCACGGGGTTTCCATTGATACAGGTATAA
- a CDS encoding ABC transporter ATP-binding protein, whose translation MKIIADNVSVYYGKHKALEDISFDVSSGEIVSLVGPNGSGKSTMIKCMAQIHKPSKGKIYLDDRDISKISLKEVARLIGYVPQNFHYLFFSTVMETVLLGRKPHITWSISPRDLEIVQNALNDMGISDLAGKFMDQLSGGQKQKVHIARALAQEPKLFLFDEPTSNLDLKHQMEVLEITSRLAKEEGSSLIIALHDLNLAFNYSDRVVMLRGGKIFAQGKPGDVLTPENIKEVYDVDTLQIKSDYGTHIVPIKTNGRQKA comes from the coding sequence TTGAAGATCATAGCGGATAACGTCAGCGTTTACTATGGTAAACATAAGGCACTCGAGGACATATCCTTTGATGTCAGTTCCGGAGAGATAGTCAGTCTCGTCGGCCCGAACGGCTCCGGAAAGAGCACCATGATCAAGTGTATGGCGCAGATACATAAGCCCTCAAAAGGGAAGATATACCTGGACGACAGGGACATCTCAAAGATCAGCCTCAAAGAGGTTGCCAGGCTAATAGGCTATGTGCCCCAAAATTTCCATTACCTGTTCTTTTCCACCGTCATGGAAACCGTATTGCTTGGCAGGAAGCCGCATATAACCTGGAGTATCAGCCCAAGGGACCTTGAAATAGTCCAGAACGCATTAAACGACATGGGCATAAGCGACCTCGCAGGCAAATTCATGGACCAGCTTAGCGGGGGGCAGAAACAAAAAGTGCATATCGCAAGGGCCCTCGCGCAGGAGCCAAAACTGTTCCTGTTCGATGAGCCCACCAGTAATCTCGACCTGAAGCACCAGATGGAAGTGCTGGAAATTACGAGCAGGCTGGCAAAAGAGGAAGGATCGTCCCTTATCATAGCGCTACATGACCTTAATCTTGCATTTAACTATTCTGACAGGGTCGTCATGCTCCGGGGCGGAAAAATATTCGCTCAGGGCAAGCCCGGCGACGTGCTGACGCCCGAGAACATCAAGGAAGTCTACGATGTGGACACATTGCAGATAAAGAGCGATTACGGTACTCATATCGTCCCTATCAAAACGAACGGAAGGCAGAAAGCGTAA
- the cobD gene encoding threonine-phosphate decarboxylase CobD, giving the protein MFKVRKELQGLAPCAHGGKLQEIAEQNGFSESEFLDFSVNINPYQPMDVRDVIAKAYGSVSRYPDNRYERFKRSAAKFTGARMENIVPGNGSTEIIRLLAESILERGDLIAIPCPTFGEYEQQCRLFGANIRYVRYSDLIKKEYWHLNGCVATFLCNPNNPDGVLLPAEDVLSIADHCKKNGIILVVDEAFIDLADPGQSVAKYVEKYDNLFVMRSLTKCFAIPGFRLGFGITNAETAGILNVARVTWNLSSIASEVGIYYMENSHAYLDVSRSYITRERDWLMKNISAIEGLNAYPSTVNYFLVDVSGTGMNCPEFASRILKEKIIVRECNSFRMLGESFIRLAVRTREENDRLVQALKNVAGA; this is encoded by the coding sequence GTGTTTAAGGTACGTAAAGAACTTCAGGGCCTCGCTCCATGCGCCCATGGCGGAAAGCTTCAGGAAATAGCCGAGCAGAACGGCTTTAGCGAGAGCGAGTTTTTAGATTTTAGCGTTAACATCAATCCCTATCAACCGATGGACGTGCGCGATGTCATAGCAAAGGCATATGGCTCTGTATCCCGATACCCCGATAACCGCTATGAAAGATTCAAGAGGAGCGCCGCTAAGTTCACCGGTGCGAGAATGGAGAACATAGTGCCGGGCAACGGCTCTACAGAGATCATCCGGCTGCTCGCCGAATCTATACTAGAGCGAGGAGACCTGATAGCTATACCTTGCCCGACCTTTGGTGAATACGAGCAGCAGTGCAGGCTTTTCGGAGCGAACATCAGGTATGTCCGATATTCAGATCTCATAAAAAAGGAATACTGGCATCTCAACGGATGCGTGGCCACGTTTCTATGCAACCCCAATAACCCGGATGGTGTACTCCTGCCGGCAGAGGACGTTTTAAGCATTGCGGACCACTGTAAGAAAAACGGGATCATCCTTGTGGTTGACGAGGCTTTTATCGATCTCGCCGACCCCGGCCAGAGCGTGGCGAAGTATGTCGAAAAATACGACAACCTGTTCGTAATGAGGTCGCTGACAAAATGCTTCGCTATTCCGGGCTTCCGTCTCGGCTTCGGCATCACGAACGCGGAAACGGCAGGAATACTGAATGTGGCCAGGGTGACGTGGAACCTTAGCTCGATAGCGAGCGAGGTCGGCATCTATTATATGGAAAACTCTCATGCGTATCTCGACGTTTCAAGGTCATACATAACCCGGGAAAGGGACTGGCTTATGAAAAACATCTCGGCCATAGAAGGATTAAATGCATATCCCAGCACTGTCAATTATTTCCTGGTGGATGTGAGCGGCACGGGAATGAACTGCCCGGAGTTCGCTTCAAGAATATTAAAGGAAAAGATCATTGTCAGAGAATGCAACTCGTTCAGGATGCTTGGCGAATCGTTTATCCGGCTTGCCGTGAGGACCCGCGAGGAGAACGATAGGCTTGTCCAGGCTCTTAAAAATGTAGCGGGTGCTTAA
- a CDS encoding CxxC-x17-CxxC domain-containing protein, giving the protein MRDGGFGGRRSFGGPRNSSGPREMHKATCSDCGQECEVPFEPTEGRPVYCRDCLPKHRKPRF; this is encoded by the coding sequence ATGAGAGACGGCGGATTTGGCGGTCGCAGAAGCTTCGGCGGCCCAAGAAACAGCAGCGGTCCGAGAGAGATGCACAAGGCAACTTGCTCAGACTGCGGTCAAGAGTGCGAAGTTCCATTCGAGCCCACCGAAGGCAGACCTGTATACTGCAGGGATTGCTTACCAAAGCACAGGAAACCCAGGTTCTAA
- a CDS encoding cobyrinate a,c-diamide synthase: protein MDIPRIVIAGTHSGCGKTTISSGLMAALTARGMKVQPFKVGPDFIDPTHHTAICGRPSRNLDPFMMGEEGVLETFRVSCRGADVAVIEGVMGMYDGLEGTDTCSTAHVSKILSAPVLLVVDVNGMSRSANALIKGYTGFDPDVNIAGVIFNNVGSPRHREMITASMGIRALGWMPRKDDLSVSSRHLGLKMAGEVTGMNAFGKIIEENCDVDAILDAAGDSPPITDDAAYCATSNHDVTIGIAMDDAFCFYYRDNFDRLIGRGAKLKFFSPIADRLPVVDAIYLGGGYPELYAEQLGSSRCRDDVKNAVDDGMPVYAECGGLMYLTGGIVAEKEHKMAGVLPAMSFMTKKLQSLGYVDARFIGGPSLLSPGISYKGHEFHYSKVECESSARFAIRMTRGKGIMDGRDGMYEHNAMGSYTHAYFNNEFADSLLRSAYRYNRT, encoded by the coding sequence ATGGACATTCCACGTATAGTCATAGCCGGAACTCACAGCGGATGCGGCAAGACGACCATCTCGAGCGGACTGATGGCCGCGCTCACCGCACGCGGCATGAAAGTGCAGCCATTCAAGGTGGGGCCGGACTTTATCGACCCGACTCACCACACGGCCATATGCGGCAGGCCGTCCAGAAATCTCGACCCTTTCATGATGGGTGAGGAAGGGGTTCTCGAAACCTTCCGGGTATCGTGCCGGGGCGCTGACGTCGCGGTCATCGAAGGCGTCATGGGGATGTATGACGGCCTTGAAGGTACCGATACATGCAGCACAGCACACGTGTCAAAAATATTGTCCGCGCCTGTATTACTTGTCGTCGACGTAAATGGCATGTCCCGGAGCGCCAACGCTCTCATTAAAGGCTATACCGGCTTTGATCCGGATGTGAACATCGCCGGTGTAATATTCAACAACGTAGGAAGCCCAAGGCACAGGGAAATGATAACGGCTTCCATGGGTATCCGGGCTTTGGGATGGATGCCGAGGAAGGACGATCTATCCGTCAGCAGCAGGCATCTCGGGCTTAAGATGGCCGGCGAGGTCACGGGTATGAACGCCTTCGGTAAGATCATAGAAGAAAATTGTGATGTCGATGCCATCCTGGATGCAGCAGGAGATTCACCGCCGATCACCGATGATGCGGCATACTGTGCGACATCTAACCATGATGTCACAATAGGCATCGCTATGGATGACGCATTCTGTTTCTACTACCGGGACAATTTTGACAGGCTCATAGGACGGGGTGCAAAGCTAAAGTTTTTCAGCCCTATTGCCGACCGTCTTCCCGTGGTCGACGCAATCTACCTTGGCGGCGGCTACCCGGAACTATACGCAGAACAACTGGGTTCGTCCCGATGCAGGGATGACGTTAAAAATGCAGTAGATGACGGGATGCCGGTATATGCCGAGTGCGGCGGGCTCATGTATCTTACAGGCGGCATCGTCGCCGAAAAAGAGCATAAAATGGCCGGGGTGCTTCCCGCTATGTCTTTCATGACAAAAAAACTGCAAAGTCTGGGATATGTCGATGCCAGATTTATAGGCGGCCCTTCCTTGCTCTCTCCGGGCATATCCTATAAAGGCCATGAGTTCCATTACTCAAAAGTAGAATGTGAGAGCAGCGCCAGGTTCGCCATACGAATGACAAGAGGTAAAGGGATAATGGATGGCAGGGACGGCATGTATGAGCATAATGCCATGGGCTCGTATACTCATGCATACTTCAATAATGAGTTTGCTGACTCTTTGTTACGGTCTGCATATCGATATAACAGAACGTAA
- a CDS encoding CxxC-x17-CxxC domain-containing protein produces MRDGGFGGRRSFGGPRNSSGPREMHKATCSDCGQECEVPFKPSEDRPVYCRDCLPKHRKPRF; encoded by the coding sequence ATGAGAGACGGCGGATTTGGCGGTCGCAGAAGTTTCGGCGGCCCAAGAAACAGCAGCGGTCCGAGAGAGATGCACAAGGCAACTTGCTCAGACTGCGGTCAAGAGTGCGAAGTGCCTTTCAAGCCCAGCGAGGACAGGCCTGTATACTGCAGGGATTGCTTACCAAAGCACAGGAAACCCAGGTTCTAA
- the cobS gene encoding adenosylcobinamide-GDP ribazoletransferase produces MTLNDELKGLRAAIGFFTNIPVNIKDGDFEQFTKRIYLFIIAAAIIGVILGTAGFLIQTFFPAALMAIFIIACIYLLTGINHMDGLSDMADGIIASGSVEKKIKAMKDVHAGTGGLLFIVLDLLFLHSAISLLLGLGTNLFFILLVAEICAKTAMTTVATFGKSIHTGMGSLTMEGATREHYAVGLIMALGIVWVVMGLAGLFPILPFQTMDPAAVIIRCSVVLLIGLIALGSSIVTGLIMLYVADQNFGGANGDVIGASNEVARIVALIIMGILMWTLL; encoded by the coding sequence ATGACGTTGAACGATGAATTGAAAGGTCTTCGGGCCGCGATCGGGTTTTTCACGAACATCCCCGTGAACATCAAGGATGGCGATTTTGAACAATTCACAAAAAGGATCTACCTGTTCATTATCGCAGCCGCCATTATCGGGGTTATCCTCGGGACCGCAGGCTTTTTGATACAAACGTTTTTCCCTGCGGCGCTTATGGCGATATTCATCATAGCATGCATATACCTGCTCACCGGCATCAACCACATGGACGGGCTATCGGACATGGCTGACGGCATCATAGCGAGCGGTAGCGTGGAGAAAAAGATCAAGGCGATGAAAGACGTGCATGCGGGAACAGGGGGGCTTCTGTTCATAGTCCTGGACCTGCTATTCCTCCACTCTGCTATATCACTGCTCCTCGGGCTTGGTACGAACCTGTTTTTCATTTTGCTCGTAGCCGAGATATGCGCGAAGACCGCCATGACGACGGTGGCTACCTTCGGAAAAAGCATACACACGGGCATGGGCTCCCTTACCATGGAAGGCGCCACACGTGAACACTATGCCGTTGGCCTTATTATGGCGCTGGGCATAGTATGGGTCGTTATGGGTCTGGCAGGATTGTTCCCGATATTGCCTTTCCAGACAATGGACCCCGCAGCGGTTATAATAAGGTGCTCGGTCGTGCTGCTCATCGGGCTGATCGCGCTTGGCTCCTCGATCGTGACCGGATTGATAATGCTGTATGTCGCGGACCAGAACTTCGGTGGCGCGAACGGGGATGTCATCGGCGCGTCTAACGAGGTCGCAAGGATAGTAGCCTTAATAATCATGGGGATACTGATGTGGACGCTCTTGTGA
- a CDS encoding FecCD family ABC transporter permease — MNLPGKKNLQVQHVVDLYKESHLKRVVLLIVILAVLVFTSLYAISAGTANISIEDVFLSIAHSIFPDLFAGPDNEFASIIVLNMRLPRILLAIFTGVSLAVAGAVMQGTLRNPLVSPFTLGLASAASFGAAMTIVMGTGILGLFMAGMGNYDIIFNAFLFGCFSMLIIYAIARVKGTSQATLILAGVVIGYIFQAGVLILKYSSNNEKLKELVVWLMGGMWGANWNAVIIVSIITTICVILLWLMAWRLNALSAGDEIAKNLGINVEGTRLFCLMIATMAASSCLAFTGVIGFIGLMAPHICRMLIGNDHRFLVPCAALMGGLILLISDTFARTIMSPIEIPVGIIMYILGGVFFLYLLLRGRESHIY, encoded by the coding sequence ATGAATTTACCCGGAAAAAAGAATCTACAAGTACAGCACGTAGTCGACCTGTATAAGGAGAGTCATCTAAAAAGGGTGGTTCTTTTGATCGTGATCCTGGCGGTCCTGGTATTCACATCGCTGTATGCCATATCGGCAGGGACGGCCAACATCAGCATTGAAGATGTGTTCCTTTCCATAGCCCATAGCATCTTTCCTGATCTCTTTGCAGGGCCTGATAATGAGTTCGCATCCATAATAGTTCTCAACATGAGGCTGCCGAGAATATTGCTCGCGATATTTACCGGCGTATCTCTCGCAGTCGCGGGAGCGGTAATGCAGGGTACCCTTAGGAACCCGCTTGTAAGCCCTTTTACGCTTGGCCTTGCTTCAGCGGCATCGTTCGGGGCGGCAATGACCATAGTGATGGGCACGGGGATACTGGGATTGTTCATGGCCGGTATGGGGAACTATGACATAATATTCAACGCATTCCTTTTCGGATGCTTCAGCATGCTGATCATATATGCCATAGCCCGTGTCAAAGGCACAAGCCAGGCAACGCTTATACTCGCGGGCGTCGTGATCGGCTATATTTTCCAGGCCGGAGTGCTGATATTAAAATATTCTTCTAATAACGAAAAGCTTAAAGAGCTGGTCGTCTGGCTCATGGGCGGCATGTGGGGCGCTAACTGGAACGCAGTTATCATAGTCTCGATCATTACGACCATATGCGTGATCCTGCTATGGCTGATGGCGTGGAGGCTTAACGCCCTGTCCGCAGGCGACGAGATAGCGAAAAACCTGGGAATAAACGTGGAGGGCACGAGGCTGTTCTGCCTGATGATCGCCACTATGGCGGCATCAAGCTGTCTCGCGTTCACTGGCGTCATAGGCTTCATAGGGCTGATGGCTCCGCATATATGCCGTATGCTGATCGGCAACGACCACAGGTTCCTCGTACCATGTGCAGCACTCATGGGCGGACTTATACTGTTAATATCGGACACTTTCGCCAGGACCATTATGAGCCCCATAGAGATACCTGTCGGCATAATCATGTACATACTCGGCGGAGTGTTTTTCCTTTATCTTCTTCTCAGAGGGAGGGAGAGTCATATATATTAG
- a CDS encoding CxxC-x17-CxxC domain-containing protein — protein sequence MRDSGFGGRRSFGGPRNSSGPREMHKATCSDCGQECEVPFAPSEGRPVYCRDCLPKHRKPRF from the coding sequence ATGAGAGACAGTGGATTTGGCGGTCGCAGAAGTTTCGGCGGCCCAAGAAACAGCAGCGGTCCGAGAGAGATGCACAAGGCAACCTGTTCAGACTGCGGTCAAGAATGTGAAGTGCCATTCGCACCCAGCGAAGGCAGACCTGTATACTGCAGGGATTGCTTACCAAAGCACAGGAAACCCAGGTTCTAA
- a CDS encoding ABC transporter substrate-binding protein codes for MLVSCVSGCTQPTPTTGPDEGKDGQGITVIDSKGNMINLSEPARRIIVTNSDAAEVLIAIGAKDTIIGVSNTVKNNPLLSGLLADVEDIGDWQNPNMEKIVQLQPDVVIVYSSWQPKNIDQFEAANITIVASDCYKMYTLTSDIKSMGVLTGKEEKANEFAKFLDDNMELVRVRTANITEAEKPDVYWEQNAAYSTAGNGSGGDTLVIMAGGINIAGGESGSYPKVSAEWVLDKNPDVIIKTASTTTASIENMTLIRNDLMGREGMPKVDAVKNDRVYVGSQAIMFGPKGVVGLLYTAKIIHPDLFADVDPVKVLDEYAQKYVDGANKGAFIYPNP; via the coding sequence GTGCTCGTATCCTGTGTCTCCGGCTGCACCCAGCCGACACCGACCACAGGTCCGGACGAAGGCAAAGATGGCCAGGGCATAACGGTCATCGACTCGAAAGGTAACATGATCAACCTTTCGGAACCGGCCAGGAGGATCATTGTAACGAACTCCGATGCTGCCGAGGTATTGATCGCGATAGGTGCAAAAGACACCATCATCGGAGTTTCAAACACAGTCAAAAATAACCCCTTATTGTCCGGATTACTTGCGGATGTCGAGGATATCGGCGACTGGCAGAACCCTAACATGGAAAAGATCGTCCAGTTACAGCCAGATGTCGTTATAGTCTATTCGAGCTGGCAGCCAAAGAACATCGACCAGTTCGAGGCCGCTAATATCACGATAGTCGCAAGCGACTGCTATAAGATGTATACGCTGACCTCCGACATCAAGTCGATGGGAGTGCTGACCGGTAAAGAGGAAAAGGCGAATGAGTTCGCAAAATTCCTTGACGATAACATGGAACTTGTCAGGGTCAGGACAGCCAACATTACGGAGGCCGAAAAGCCAGATGTTTACTGGGAACAGAACGCCGCTTACAGTACCGCGGGTAACGGCTCGGGCGGGGACACGCTGGTAATAATGGCCGGCGGCATTAACATCGCAGGCGGAGAATCAGGGTCATACCCGAAAGTGAGCGCCGAATGGGTCCTGGATAAAAACCCGGACGTTATCATAAAGACCGCATCCACCACAACAGCATCGATTGAAAACATGACCCTCATAAGGAATGACCTTATGGGCAGGGAAGGCATGCCGAAGGTCGACGCGGTCAAGAATGACAGGGTATACGTCGGATCACAGGCAATAATGTTCGGACCGAAGGGCGTTGTAGGATTGCTTTATACGGCAAAGATAATACACCCGGACCTTTTCGCGGATGTTGACCCGGTAAAGGTTCTGGACGAATACGCCCAAAAGTATGTCGACGGAGCGAACAAGGGAGCTTTCATATACCCGAACCCGTAA